From Loxodonta africana isolate mLoxAfr1 chromosome 2, mLoxAfr1.hap2, whole genome shotgun sequence, the proteins below share one genomic window:
- the LOC111748330 gene encoding obscurin-like — MSLCPPEPNVVFAKEQLAQSVVQAEVGTRATLSCELAQAQMEVVWYKDGKTLSASQRVRMEATGRGRRLVVQQAGKADAGGVQL; from the coding sequence ATGTCCCTCTGTCCCCCAGAGCCCAACGTGGTGtttgccaaggagcagctagcaCAGAGTGTGGTGCAGGCTGAGGTGGGGACCCGTGCCACACTGAGCTGTGAGTTGGCGCAGGCCCAGATGGAGGTGGTGTGGTACAAGGATGGGAAGACGCTGAGTGCAAGCCAAAGGGTGCGCATGGAGGCCACGGGCCGTGGGCGGCGGCTGGTGGTGCAGCAGGCGGGCAAAGCGGATGCTGGGGGAGTACAGCTGTGA